Proteins encoded together in one Miscanthus floridulus cultivar M001 chromosome 16, ASM1932011v1, whole genome shotgun sequence window:
- the LOC136513016 gene encoding uncharacterized protein, with amino-acid sequence MAPAAGAPVVALGDDLLREVFIRLPASVDLLRAAAACKPFLRAARSAPFLRRFRRRHPSSCPRLLGCLILFSNRRGGKPHFVPISASSSSSSAAAAADGGDFALSFLPGGGCLGQGADTWKHLDYRNGRLLLENLGSHELAIADPISRRCLSLPAPPAGRAVGYGLFADDGDSSEFRVVCVSRDSASPELRALVLASGELSWTDVAGIACQPDLAAGSRVMQANRSLYWRLEGGERMVAFSTASMELSVLDLPPGLWELPFVAVDRGEEEDVNVLHLLTMSGFRVEVWAGTADGGGGMAWRRVEKSMRFHKVLTVVTNPLFQSYRRNEVDVIGVAAGLVFFRQWNHLFSIDLETMKLKQLPNVEPMRVLTYPYTIAWPPSFLNPAGQGG; translated from the coding sequence ATGGCTCCGGCGGCCGGCGCCCCCGTCGTCGCGCTGGGCGACGACCTCCTCCGCGAGGTCTTCATCCGCCTTCCGGCCTCCGTCGACCTCCTCCGCGCAGCCGCCGCCTGCAAGCCCTTCCTCCGCGCTGCCCGCAGCGCGCCCTTCCTCCGCCgcttccgccgccgccacccctctTCCTGCCCGCGCCTCCTCGGCTGCCTCATCCTCTTCTCCAACCGCCGCGGCGGCAAACCCCACTTCGTACCCATCTCTgcttcctcctcgtcgtcgtctgcGGCAGCGGCCGCCGACGGTGGCGACTTCGCCCTCTCCTTCcttcccggcggcggttgtctgGGCCAGGGCGCAGACACGTGGAAGCACCTGGACTATCGCAACGGCCGCCTTCTCCTGGAGAACCTGGGGTCCCATGAACTCGCCATCGCGGATCCGATCTCCCGCCGCTGCCTCTCCCTCCCCGCGCCTCCCGCCGGGCGCGCCGTCGGGTACGGCCTCTTCGCCGACGACGGCGATTCGTCGGAGTTCCGGGTGGTTTGCGTTTCGcgggactccgcctcgcccgagctgCGTGCGCTGGTCCTGGCCTCTGGCGAGCTCTCCTGGACCGACGTCGCCGGCATCGCGTGCCAGCCCGATCTAGCCGCCGGCTCCCGTGTGATGCAGGCGAACCGGTCGCTGTACTGGAGGCTCGAGGGCGGGGAGCGCATGGTGGCGTTCAGCACGGCGTCCATGGAGCTCTCGGTTTTGGACCTCCCGCCTGGCCTTTGGGAGCTTCCCTTCGTCGCCGTCGACAGGGGTGAAGAGGAGGATGTCAATGTCCTCCACCTGCTCACCATGAGCGGCTTCCGCGTCGAGGTGTGGGCAGGCACGGCGGACGGTGGGGGTGGGATGGCATGGAGGCGGGTGGAGAAATCGATGAGGTTCCACAAGGTACTGACGGTGGTGACCAATCCTTTATTCCAGTCATACCGCCGGAATGAGGTTGATGTCATCGGGGTGGCCGCTGGCCTTGTGTTCTTTCGGCAGTGGAATCATCTCTTCTCCATTGATCTTGAAACTATGAAGCTGAAGCAGTTGCCAAACGTGGAGCCCATGCGGGTGCTGACCTATCCTTACACAATCGCGTGGCCACCCTCTTTCTTGAATCCTGCTGGACAAGGCGGTTGA